Within the Flavobacterium sp. N502536 genome, the region TAAGATCATTAACAATAAGAATCTATCGATGCGTGAGGATTTGATGTGTTTTGCAAGACTTTTGTCATTGATCGCACATTATGAATTGGGCAAGGATTATTACCTCGAAAATCATTTAAAGAATACGTATAAGTTCTTATTGAAAATGAATGATTTACACGAAGTTCAGAAGGAGATTATCAAGTTCCTGAAGAACCTGAACAACTTCTACCCTGCCGATATTAAAAAAGAGTTCATCAAGATGCGTGCGCGTTTCATCGAACTCGAGAAAAATACGTATGAGAAACGAGCTTTCCTCTATCTGGATATTATTTCATGGCTGGAAAGTAAAATCGATAATAAAAAGATTGCTGATATTATTAAAGAAAAAGCAAAGCTGAATAGTCGATGATAATTAGGGAATTAGTCAATTAGATAATTGTTTTACACTCATTTTAAACTAACAAACCCGACAGGTTTCAAAAACCTGTCGGGTTTACTTTTTTTATTAGATACAAAAAATCCCAAATTTCATAGATTGGAATTTGGGATTTTTGTATTGAATTTTATCGATTTTTATTCGACAATATTAGAGGTTGTTACATAGAAATTCTTATCCACTTCAACCTTTCTGTTTTCATTAATTGTTTTCTCTGACTGCCATTCTGTGGTAGGTTTAAGCCAAATTTCCTCACCGTTTAAGGTTACTTTTACCGGCATATCAAACTTCGCTACACAATTGGTCCAATGGTATCCAAAAGTTCCGTTTTTAAACATATATTCAAAAACCGGAATTTGAGTTGTTGTCAAATATTGAGCATATACTCTATTAAAGTTAATTCCCGATTGTGTATTGATATAATCTTCAATCTGCTTGCTTGTTACCGTTTGATGGTAGAAAGTTTTATTTAATCCTCTCAAAATCGATTTCCATTTCGCATCATCGTTTATAACCTGACGCATCATGTGCAGCATATTTGCTCCTTTTGGATACATATCGCCTGACCCTTCGTTGTTTACGTCGTAATTACCAATGATAGGTTTGTCGTTGCTAATCCCTCTTCTGCAGCCGATTACATATTCTGCTGCGGCATCTTTTCCATAATAATACTCCAAAAATAAACTCTCAGAATAGTTGGTAAAGCTCTCGTGAATCCACATATCAGCAATATCCTTGTAGGTAATATTGTTGGCAAACCACTCATGACCAGATTCGTGAATAATGATAAAATCAAACTTTAATCCCCAGCCTGTTCCGCTTAAATCACGGCCCAAATAGCCATTTTTATATTGATTCCCGTATGTTACAGAACTTTGATGCTCCATTCCTAAATACGGAACTTCCACCAGCTTGTAACTGTCTTCGTAAAAAGGATACGGTCCGAACCAATTTTCAAACGCTTTTAGCATTTTAGGTACGTCTTTAAACTGTTCTTTTGCCAAAGCCAGATTGTCTCTTAAAACATAGTAATTACAATCTAAATCTCCTTTTTCACCTTTGTATACCTCTGAGAAATTAACATAATCCCCAATATTGATATTTACCCCATAATTGTTGATTGGGTTTGAAACGTACCAATTGAATGTTTTTGTACCGTCTTTTTCCTTTTTAACGCTTTTTAATCTTCCGTTGGAAACTTCCGTAAGATCTCCCGGAACATTAACGCTGATCAACATGTTTTCGACTTCATCATACATATGATCCTTGTTTGGCCACCACACACTAGCACCCAATCCCTGGCAGGAAGAAGCAATAAAATCTTTTCCGTTTTTATCTTTTTTCCAGCTGATTCCGCCATCCCACGGTGCCTTAACCGCTTCTCTCGGTTTTCCTCCAAAAGAAATTACAATTTCCTTAGTATCGCCAACTTTCTGTTTTTCAATTAAAGTGATAAAAAAAGCATTTCCATCTCTTTTAAATTTCAATTCCTTTCCGTTTTGCGTTACTTTCGAAATCTGCATCGGCTCCTGCAAATCAATCTGCATGGTATTGTATTCCGTTAAAACGGTATAACGAACTGTGTTTGAACCTGCAATAGTTCGTTCCTTAGGGTCAACTTTTACATCCAGGTGATAGTATTTTAAATCCCACCAGGCTCTTTCTTTTGTGATGCTTCCGCGTAAAGTGTCCTGATGTGTAAAAACAGTTTCTGACTTATTTAAAAGTCCTTGAGCGTTGGCCGTAAAACCAAATAAAAAGGCGATAAAAACGCCACCGAAGTATTTTTTCATACGTAGTAGATATTTTCTTTTGTCGAAATAAAGAAGGCTTATAAAGCCGCTTATACTTTAACAAATGTAAACATTCGAATCAAGTTTTGACTGATTTTATATGGGTGATTGCGAAAATTTAATGTTAAAATTTGCTTATTCTTCTGTATTTTAGCGAATCAAATTCAGATCTGCTATTTATGAGAATCCTTAAAATCACCGTTCTACTCTGTTTGATGTGCTCGATCACAACTTATTCGCAAAATATTCTCATCCCGAAAACAACTCAAAAATTAACTATTGATGGTAATTTATCCGACTGGAAAACTCCTTTTATAGGCCCCTTTGTCATTCACGATTCTGGAAAAAAAGCAACTCAGAATACGTATGTTTCTTTTTCATGGAATGAGGAAAACCTGTATGTGGCCTATCGTGTAGCAGATTCTAAAATCGTTGGTAAAGCACAACAAAAAGATAGCGAGATTTTTAGCACAGATGATTTGGTTGAAATTTTTATAGATCCTGATGGCGATGGCCAGAATTACCTCGAAATAGGAGTCAATGCCTATTCTTCGTATTACGATTTACTGCTAAAATGCATCTCTCCGCTTTGTGGTGGCTGGAATACTAGTATGGCTTTTGATGTTTTGGGAATAGAAGCAAAAAGCCAAATAACTGCCGAAGGTTTCAACACCGAAATTAAAATCCCATTCTCCAGTCTGAATACCATCAAAAATGGCAACTTTTTAGCTCCAAAAGAAGGTACAAAATGGAAAGGAAATGCTTTTAGAATTGATTACGGTACCACAACTGAATTCCTTGCCTTACAGCCTTATAAAAGTCTCAGGTTTGGATTCCATCAACCCGAAGAGTTTGCAGTTTTTGAGTTTGTAGAATAGAGGGATTTTCGATTCCATCCATTTTAATTCCGTTAGGAATGAAATAATTATAGTAAATTTTAATGCATTTTGAGAAAGCTCCATCGGAGCGTTATATCTGATGATCTATAGGTAATATACATGTCGCCCCGCTGGGGCTCTCGTGAGAGGGATAGTTTTTTTTAGAAATATTTCGCCCCGTTGGGACTTTTGTTTCAAGTTTCAAGTTGTGTGCGGTAACCTGAAACTTGAAACCTGAAACTAAACTTTTTACTTCTGACGTTTTTTTAAAACATCAACAACATCTTTTAGTTCAAAACCTTTTGCTTGTAGTAGAATTAAATAATGAAACAACAAATCAGCACTTTCACTTAAAAACAGATCATCGTTGTCATCTTTGGCTTCAATAACCACTTCTACTGCCTCCTCGCCTACCTTTTGGGCAATTTTATTGATGCCTTTTTCGAACAAAGAGGCTACATAACTTTTTTCAGAATCAGCATTTTCACGTCGCGTTTTAATGGTGTTTTCTAATTGAGAAATAAAGCCAAAATTGTCTTTATTTTCTTCCTGCCAGCAGGTATCAGCACCTGTATGACAGGTTGGTCCCACAGGTTTTGCCTGAATTAGAAGGGTGTCCCCGTCACAGTCGTTTTTAATACTCACGAGTTCTAAAAAGTTACCACTCTCCTCACCTTTCGTCCAAAGTCTTTGCTTGGATCGGCTAAAAAAAGTTACTTTTTGAGTTTCTACTGTTTTCTGAAGCGATTCTTCGTTCATATACCCCAGCATCAGAACATTTTTGGTCTCTGAATCCTGAATGATTGCCGGAATTAATCCGTGTGCGCTTTTTATATCTACGTTCATAGTTATTTTAGATTTTAGATTGCAGAGTTCAGATTGTAGAACTCTTTACTCTTACGTTTATTTTTAAATTCTGACTTCAACACCATTAGTCCTAAGCTCTTCCTTCAAAGTTTTGATCTCAATCTCTTTAAAGTGAAAAACACTTGCCGCCAGTGCTGCATCAGCTTTTCCAATTTTAAAGGAATCCACAAAATGCTGAATATTACCTGCACCACCCGAAGCAATAATCGGAATATTGATAAGTTCGGAAAGCCTCGCTAAAGCTTCATTGGCAAAACCATTTTTTGTACCGTCATTGTCCATCGAAGTGAATAGTATTTCGCCTGCCCCGCGTTCCGCTACTTCAATTGCCCAATCGAATAAGTTCAGTTCGGTTGGTACTTTTCCGCCGACCAGATGAACAATCCATTGTCCGTTAATTTGTTTGGCATCGATAGCAACTACAACGCACTGACTCCCGAACTTCTGAGCCAAATCATTAATAAGCTGCGGATTCTTGACTGCCGACGAGTTGATTGAAACTTTATCTGCTCCATTGTTCAGTAATATTTCAACATCTTCGACACTCGAAATCCCGCCTCCCACGGTAAAGGGAATGTTGATTTTCTCCGCAACACTGCGTACCATATTAACCAATGTCTTACGGCGTTCTTCGGTAGCCGAAATATCGAGAAAAACCAGTTCATCTGCTCCTTCCGCTGAATAAATTTCTGCCAGTTCCACAGGATCACCCGCATCGCGTAGATCAACGAAATTCACTCCTTTTACCGTTCTTCCGTTTTTTATATCCAAACAGGGTATGATTCTTTTTGCTAACATTTTATTAATGTGTTAATTGGGTAATTAGGCAATTAGATAATTAGTCAATTTTATACTATTCGAATACAGGGCGAAGAAAAGTTCTCTCGTAACTTAGTATACAACGGGAATCTTCCGCAATTTTAAAAGTTTCAATACATTCCTGATCTTCCAAAATTAATCTTCTATAGTTTTCATATTCAGCTAAACTCGGGAAAGAAAACATTGCGAACGCAATATTATTAGCTCCTTCAGAAGGCATGAAGTAACCATGATGCTGACCGCCAAATCGGTTTACGAGTTTAATCCATCTTTTTCCATAATCTTCGAAAACAGCCAGTTGGAAAGGATCTATTATGTATTTTAAATGACAAGTAATCATATGTTTTTATTTTCTAATTATATAATTTTCTAATTGTTTTAAGCTAATTCTTCCTTCGTAAATTGCCTTTCCGATAATAGTTCCTTCGCAGCCCAATTCAGCCAGTTTAGGCAATTCGTCGAACGTTGAAATACCTCCGGAGGCAATTAGTTTTACACCATTGGCTTCACTTAGTATTTTTTCATACAAATCAAAACTTGGACCTTCCAGCATCCCGTCTTTTGCAATATCCGTGCAAATAACGTACTGAATTCCTTTGGTTTGATATTGCTGAATAAACGGAATCAAATCTTCATCAGAATCTTCTAACCAGCCCGAAACGGCTATTTTCTCTTCTTTGGCGTCTGCGCCCAGGATGATCTTCTCAGAACCATATTCCGAGATCCATTTTTCAAAAATGGTCCTGTTTTTCACGGCTATACTTCCACCTGTAATCTGACTCGCACCGCTTTCAAAAGCAATTCTTAAATCATCGTCTGATTTTAAGCCGCCTCCGAAATCAATTTGCAGACTGGTTTGTGTCGCGATTTGCTCCAGAATTTTATAGTTTACAATTTTACTTGATTTTGCACCGTCTAAATCAACTAAATGCAAATATTCGATTCCATGTGCTTCGAAGGATTTGGCTACTTCCAGTGGATTCTCGTTGTAAATTATTTTGGTATTATAATCGCCCTTCGACAAGCGAACACATTTTCCGTCGATGATATCTATGGCTGGTATTATTCTCATTTGATTTTTGATTGTAAATTAACAATTTTAGATTTGTGATTTTTTAAAATTGATATTGTCGTCCTAATTGGAATTTGGAATTTATTCTTTGTGATTTAACTTAAGAAAGTTTTCTAATATTTTCTCCCCAACAGCTCCACTTTTCTCAGGATGAAACTGTGTTCCGTAAAAATTATCCTTTTGCAAAGCCGATGCGTATTCTGCTTCATAATTGGTTGTTGCAATAGCCTGCAAACAATCAGGAGCATAAAAACTATGAACCAGATACATGAATTCGTTTTCAGGAATCCCTTTAAACAAGTCCGATTTTAAGTTGTAAATCTGATTCCAGCCCATTTGAGGAACTTTTACTTTTGATGTAAATTTAAGGACATCGACATCAAAAATCCCTAAGCCTTTGGTGTTTCCCTCTTCTGTTGATTTGCACATTAATTGCATGCCCAGACAAATGCCTAAAACGGGTTGTTTTAATTTCGGAATCAAGCGATCCAAACCGCTTTCCTTTAGTTTTTGCATTGCTGAGCTTGCTTCTCCCACTCCCGGGAAGATTACCCTGTCGGCCTTTTGAATTTCATCTGGATTATTGCTCAAAATGGCTTTATAACCAAGTCTTTCAATGGCAAACATGATGCTCTGAATATTTCCTGCTCCGTAGTTTATGATTACTATTTTCATTTGTTTTTGTTTGTTTTGTTTCAGGCTTCAGGTTTCAAGTTCTGTAGCGTAACTTGAAACTTTAAACTTGAAACAATTTTAACCTTGTTAAAGCATTCCTTTCGTTGAAGGCAAAATCATTTTTTCAGTGTCTCTTTTTACCGCTACTTTTATGGCTTTTGCGAAAGCTTTAAAGATCGCTTCGATTTTGTGGTGCTCATTGGTGCCTTCTGCTTTGATGTTGATGTTTGCTTTTGCTCCATCTGAGAAGGATTTAAAGAAGTGGAAAAACATTTCTGTTGGCATTTTGCCGACCATTTCACGTTTAAATTCTGTTTCCCAAACCAACCAATTTCTTCCGCCAAAATCTATTGCTACCTGTGCCAGGCAATCATCCATAGGCAAACAGAAGCCATAGCGTTCGATTCCGAGTTTATTCCCTAAGGCTTTTGCAAAAACTTCTCCCAACGCAATTGCCGTGTCTTCAATGGTGTGGTGTTCATCTACTTCCAGATCCCCTTTTACCAGAATTTCTAAATCCATTTGTCCATGACGCGAAATTTGGTCTAACATATGATCAAAAAAAGCAATT harbors:
- a CDS encoding M1 family metallopeptidase, which gives rise to MKKYFGGVFIAFLFGFTANAQGLLNKSETVFTHQDTLRGSITKERAWWDLKYYHLDVKVDPKERTIAGSNTVRYTVLTEYNTMQIDLQEPMQISKVTQNGKELKFKRDGNAFFITLIEKQKVGDTKEIVISFGGKPREAVKAPWDGGISWKKDKNGKDFIASSCQGLGASVWWPNKDHMYDEVENMLISVNVPGDLTEVSNGRLKSVKKEKDGTKTFNWYVSNPINNYGVNINIGDYVNFSEVYKGEKGDLDCNYYVLRDNLALAKEQFKDVPKMLKAFENWFGPYPFYEDSYKLVEVPYLGMEHQSSVTYGNQYKNGYLGRDLSGTGWGLKFDFIIIHESGHEWFANNITYKDIADMWIHESFTNYSESLFLEYYYGKDAAAEYVIGCRRGISNDKPIIGNYDVNNEGSGDMYPKGANMLHMMRQVINDDAKWKSILRGLNKTFYHQTVTSKQIEDYINTQSGINFNRVYAQYLTTTQIPVFEYMFKNGTFGYHWTNCVAKFDMPVKVTLNGEEIWLKPTTEWQSEKTINENRKVEVDKNFYVTTSNIVE
- a CDS encoding carbohydrate-binding family 9-like protein, which encodes MRILKITVLLCLMCSITTYSQNILIPKTTQKLTIDGNLSDWKTPFIGPFVIHDSGKKATQNTYVSFSWNEENLYVAYRVADSKIVGKAQQKDSEIFSTDDLVEIFIDPDGDGQNYLEIGVNAYSSYYDLLLKCISPLCGGWNTSMAFDVLGIEAKSQITAEGFNTEIKIPFSSLNTIKNGNFLAPKEGTKWKGNAFRIDYGTTTEFLALQPYKSLRFGFHQPEEFAVFEFVE
- the hisF gene encoding imidazole glycerol phosphate synthase subunit HisF, with the translated sequence MLAKRIIPCLDIKNGRTVKGVNFVDLRDAGDPVELAEIYSAEGADELVFLDISATEERRKTLVNMVRSVAEKINIPFTVGGGISSVEDVEILLNNGADKVSINSSAVKNPQLINDLAQKFGSQCVVVAIDAKQINGQWIVHLVGGKVPTELNLFDWAIEVAERGAGEILFTSMDNDGTKNGFANEALARLSELINIPIIASGGAGNIQHFVDSFKIGKADAALAASVFHFKEIEIKTLKEELRTNGVEVRI
- a CDS encoding NIPSNAP family protein: MITCHLKYIIDPFQLAVFEDYGKRWIKLVNRFGGQHHGYFMPSEGANNIAFAMFSFPSLAEYENYRRLILEDQECIETFKIAEDSRCILSYERTFLRPVFE
- the hisA gene encoding 1-(5-phosphoribosyl)-5-[(5-phosphoribosylamino)methylideneamino]imidazole-4-carboxamide isomerase, with the translated sequence MRIIPAIDIIDGKCVRLSKGDYNTKIIYNENPLEVAKSFEAHGIEYLHLVDLDGAKSSKIVNYKILEQIATQTSLQIDFGGGLKSDDDLRIAFESGASQITGGSIAVKNRTIFEKWISEYGSEKIILGADAKEEKIAVSGWLEDSDEDLIPFIQQYQTKGIQYVICTDIAKDGMLEGPSFDLYEKILSEANGVKLIASGGISTFDELPKLAELGCEGTIIGKAIYEGRISLKQLENYIIRK
- the hisH gene encoding imidazole glycerol phosphate synthase subunit HisH — its product is MKIVIINYGAGNIQSIMFAIERLGYKAILSNNPDEIQKADRVIFPGVGEASSAMQKLKESGLDRLIPKLKQPVLGICLGMQLMCKSTEEGNTKGLGIFDVDVLKFTSKVKVPQMGWNQIYNLKSDLFKGIPENEFMYLVHSFYAPDCLQAIATTNYEAEYASALQKDNFYGTQFHPEKSGAVGEKILENFLKLNHKE